The sequence taacatataattaaaattatattttttaaaatcatttcaatTATATCGGTATCTCTTTGGTTTTGGTCTTCagttagttttcttttttctttttacttttaaaatatcacCTCAAAATATACTACcattaacatattttttcacACATATGTTGTTGAAGAAACACTTTAATTCTTCACCAAAAAGACAAGAATGTAAATTTTATCGCCGTATTGttttatcttaaatatttaataaaagtatttgaatAGATTTTGTTGTATTGTTTAATAGAGTATTTATTATagtatcttttaattttaaacataattaagcaaagaataattaaagaataCATACTCAAAGTTGTTTAGTCACCAGAGGCCTAGCTAGGACCTAagctatatttatatttgaaaaatgttataaaatatatttatatatatttaatttaacatatttttatatatataaaatatattcatgtacatCTAAGGTTACTTCGTTCAGTTTGTGAAATTTTTGGGggttttttcataaatttaaaagacCATCCCAATTGTCGAGGAACGGTTATGCACTTAAATAAAAGTTCatgattttattgaaaaataacataaattggTTAAATTCGATCAGATTCAGtcgatttaattgatttttcatttttttttgacacCCCTATTTCTAATGATGAGCCTCAAcctacaaataataaaaaataaaattaccaattaaataataattcattagTTAAAAGAAGGAgcaaaaatatcaataataaagTTACTACTGTATATTTAAATTGCCAAAAAAAGTTAAGCCaatttaataaatgaaaaaaatatattaataatttgaagAGCATTttgattgtgatttttttttttatagaagtaAGCCcgttgaagaaaaaaatgtttttttgtcAATTCTTATATTTCAACTCCAAATGTGATCATTGCAGcctaaaaataatacaatattacTCCCTctaattaaatgaaaacaaatacaaataatttttttaaaaataatttccatATTAATGTTGAAGTGACTAATGCTATAATTGGTGTTGAACTGTTGAGTTGCATTGATCGATGTCATCActcaattcaaaaatatttattacatttttctttttatctttaatataaAATACCTAGTGGCAATTAAATAGTGAATAATTGAAATAACTGAAAAGTTATTTGTCATGAATctataaaattaaagtaatattaTTGGTACGACATGATAATCGGactaacaattctagaatacaaaaatcaaaatttaaaaaacgaACTTACCAGCTCAATCACTTGAAGAGAGAGTGTTTGTAAAAAATACCATTCAATCCAATACTTCTACAATGAAAAgagatcattttatttttatcttctaaaaaataatataacaagaatatagaaaaaatatttaatactgAAGAAAACACAGTAAAATCACTATGGATTataagatgttttttttttgttgatacaAGGAAATTGACAACTCACCGTCACACCTTAAGGAGTCAAATTGAAACTCGACTTAATCTCATCAGAACTTTAAGGGTTGAACATCTCAATTCATTCAAGTCTTAACTCGTTTCAAATCTCTAATCTGAAGTGTGGCTCCGTCGTTAGTCTTGCTAGCCTATTCGTTCACAATATATTTACATGattgaatttaataaattcaacttATATACACTGGTATTACAAATTTTTATACTGAAGTtatgttgggctttgtggaggcttgtgagccggcccgacccattactgaaaccctaggttaaccatttggttttcctataaatatgatccttgtatttgtaatgtcagagtagcacaagtgaaataaaatcctcctgttacagtcgtggagtagggaaaccgaaccacgttaaattcttgtgtgtcccgtttgtgttccgtttctcttttctctagattatttgtttatctgttgcgcggagagcaatgtggattcctgggtcatggattctggtgcttcttttcacgttacccacagcagtgaagcattgcagaatctggttattggagactttggaaaggtaaggcttgcagacaatagagctcttgatgttacgggcatgggtgacatggtgctgaagacgccagtcggtttctggaccttgaaggatgtcagagttgttccaagcttgacgaaaagtttgatttctgttaggcagttggatgaacagggacatcatgtgaagttcggaaatgggcagtggaaggtcgtgaggggcaatcttgtcatggctcgtggaacaaaaagaggatcgttgtatattgtcggattaccgtctgagggagtgaccgtcccagttcagaagaaaaacaaagtccggttcacagaatctcgtgggcagaagaaggttgtctttgcaagaaagaaacccagagccacaggtcagattcaggatgaacgagcaaggaaaggttcaggaagaccagtcagaggcgttcgtggcagtgggagcaccggccgtgcttcagccaaggctcctagaagacagtgggtcaagagaaccagtattccagctgttgatacgtctccagaaaatttcttgctgagtatggagagtgtttgttctcagggagttctaggatccggcagttcgtgtctcaagtgggagccggtagggaccgaggacgagtcaagggcagtttcagccgtgactgatgtgttgaagcttcggggagcttcaacgggcctttcagttgactgatgagaaggccgctgtagcaggagagagttgaaaaagattactagacatacaagtgttctaagtggatgacagttgaaattcttcaagcctccaagtgggagattgttgggctttgtggaggcttgtgagccggcccgacccattactgaaaccctaggttaaccatttggttttcctataaatatgatccttgtatttgtaattctagagtagcacaagtgaaataaaatcctcctgttacagtcgtggagtagggaaaccgaaccacgttaaattcttgtgtgtcccgtttgtgttccgtttctcttttctctagattatttgtgtgtgttgtgtgtttaattcccaacaagtTATACCCTACAGACTTGAGATTTCACACTGTTTGTCAAAGGGCTATTTATAATACGATTAGTTAGTGTAACTATGCCCATATTCTAATacagttttttttcttttcttttttaagaaaaggttaaataaacaagtaatttTGTAGTTGAAGAAGTGGCTAAAATTCTGGTTAGCATGTAAATGTCTTCAAAGTCTTTAAAAATCAAAGACAAGTTAATGTAAATTTTAGAGCAACTGAAGATGCCCTGACACATTAATTAAGTTCAATAAAAATGAACAACGTTAAAATCGAAATTTACTAAAGACAAAAATCCTTAAGATTTTTAAGACTAAAAATGTTAGCCATCATAACAAGTTGGGAACCTAGTTTCAAAGTCAAGTAACAATGGCTCCAAATAAAAATTGACTATAAGGCaagttgaattttcaaaatttggtcCTTTTCAAACTGGAGAAAAAGGCTTAAAGAGATCATCATTATGTCTtggccaaaaataaaataaaatatgcgtggaataataataataataacctcTGAATAAAATTGTTCCACACTGAGATATTAGATAGAGAATTTTGGCCCTTCATTATTAATCTATTGGACGGTGGGGGCCAAACCCAAGTGTTAAGTGTCCCATCATCACATGTtatcccttttaatttatttaggcCAAATTCATTGATAAGTTTATTTAGTTGGCATTTGATCATGTGATATCATATTATGATATGGTGTTATAAGATAGAATTAATATTTGGATTTGCGATTTTATGctgatttcatctcatgatttcatatcatgatatgtgatatcatattcttcaaaaacCATGATATGATATCATATGAGAACAACACATTAtgatttgagttattttaatatGAGAACAACACATTAtgatttgagttattttaatataaaaattgatctacaagtttatattttgttaaaataatttcacatttatatctactaactatttatttcacatgtaaataaaatttataatcacatcatttctttttaaaatttattattatcaccgacataaaatttattattctcaccaacatataatcactttaactcacacttcacaattgttgagtaataaaatcttgaagagCCCCTGAAAGGTGtttcatttttactcaaatatattgatgaaacaattacttaagtggAGAACGAAtaactttgtaataatttattttacgattttttatttatttgataatattgaataaacaattcggactattttaatagttttagaacTTATGGAAATGTctatgagaaaatatacaacaccAAACTTTTTATATAGCATATCCAAACAAAACTACAATTGTATCTATAATTccatattatgatatgatatcaCAAGGCCAAATGGGTTCTTAGACactaaattttataattttaaattaaaattatgttaatatacttttaaaatatcttataaCTTTTTGTACGCTaggtgaaaaattaaaattaggtaATTATTAAAAAGACATTGAAACGATGGGAGAGtagtatgtatatgtatataatatgcACCATGGTGACATCTTTTTCCACTAATTTCAAAGTATTAAGGGCCCCTTTACAGTTCTGTTGTCGGCTATGTACCTCTCTTTATTCGTCTTCTTTttctatatagaaaaaaaaaaaggaatatgtcaaaccatgaattttattattaaatagatCTATTTTTTGGGCATGTTGTGAGCAATGTTGGCCTGGTCAGGCATGGTACTGTaaaaataatttcctttttgaattCTCTAATATTTTTGGTGTTGATTGATCACATGCATGCATGTTTTTCACTAGATTTGATTTATAgtactttaaaaaaaagaattagattCTTTCGTACACAATGTGTACACGAATTGTAGTAGTTTATAACATTGttagtatataaaaattaaatcctTATCATATTTGTAGACATCGAATAAGGGCCAGCAGAATGCACTGCTCTAAatagaaatcaagaaaatcaaaaagTAGTGGACCGATCGATATGGTTGATATTAAACCATaatgtcttcttttttttcagaATAATTTCTAAAGGTAGTGAAGAATGCTTTAGTAAAGTGAAACACTGAAAAGtctatatcatatatcatatcatacttAGGTATGAAGTAATTTACTTTACGTACTAAAAAAAGCAGAAAAGAGATGGAGATAATAGAGGACAATTAGAACATGTTACATTAAAGTTTAATTAGGACTAATGATAATATTCACACGTTGCCTATCTACAAGTGACAAAAGTTGATGAACATACAAGCAATATAGTTACTAACTTGATCATATATTATCTTCCCAACTAGCAAGGAATATTGTTCCCTAAAAGTTGCAATGACAAacaaaaaatgccaaaaatgattttaaagtgTGCTTGACAAGTTAAATAAAATTGCATCATCGTTATATAAAAAAGGCTCTGCCTTTCTCAATATAAGATCAACAACTTTAACAACAAGGCACTTTATTAGGacgtataaaaaaattattcaagtgAAATCCCATTGAAGCTTTTACTTTTTCCCACACAAGAACAGATCGATCAACATGAGATAGCATAgacttaattataaaatactATATACATACGTCGTaataataaatcacaaatttaaattgaattaaaaactttaaatatcaaatattaaataaaaaaataaaaaatcaagctAGCATGGAGTCTAGAATTTCTATTttaaaagaagggaaaaaggtctgatatacccctcaactttgtcatttgaagctgatatacccctcgttataaaagtggctcatatatgcccttaccgttatacaaacggctcatatatacccttgctgttacaaaatggctcacatatacccttcatttaacggaagttaaaagattagttttaaatttatatttattacttctaatttttttttaaaaattatttaggggtatatatgattcttctatcaaagttcaaggtatattttaatttttttcatgcataaattatttttttgacttcttttattataattatttgagtttcttattcttattttgttttttttctttcattccttagtttaaagaaaaagaaattaaactattttttttgtgtgtattgtaatttaatttcgtattcgaagaaaaaatttggtcatctacaataagttttacaaaaatattagtgaaacataaataattagattatcaaaataataattataaattagtcatcgaaacaaaaaaaagtcaaaaataatatgtttgacgaggattaaatttactcatatgggattatattttttagaaaaaataaaataaaaatttagattaatttttttttccatttccgttagaggaaaagggtatatgtgagccatttgtttacaagtaggggtatatatgagccactttcataacaaggggtatatcaactctaaataACAAAGTTAAGGGATATATCAGACCTTTTTCCCTTAAAAGAATCTAGCTGTGTGtaacttaaaaattattgttatgaaattaatagaaaaataaaactcatttattcatttacatagtatattttaattaatatataatttaacaagtttgtatgttttattttttaggttaccaacacaaataattatattcgGAATATATCTACACGAAAAAATTGgataacttttattttctagCTATCTTAACAAAAATCTAAAACTTTTAGATCTATGTTTAAGCTAAATATCTAAGACACTAATTAGCAGATCAGTCTAAACTTTTTCCCAAAAAATCTAATATACTTTATAGTACCGAAAATTAACTTAAGTTCTTTTACATTgggattatttatttattatatatataaatgcagTGTGAGACAGCAAATTAATCCACTCGACCTAGTGTAAAATGTATTGggaagttaaaagaaaaaataaaatgtgtattaCTTAATCGAAGCATAGGattaataatgatatatatatatatatagtcccTCAATACTATTAAAGGGTCAAGAAAAGGAGAAACTTAACCCCACTACAGAACATATCCATTCACAATTccactcaaaatataatagTAGATTGAATTCTCTATAGTCTTTATATATATAGCTGTAGTAGTCAAAACAAacacatataaataataataataatatcttctttttctttttcatcattTGATCTGGAAAGTAAAGCTAACCCCATTAAAGCCAACACACaaacaactcaaaaaaaaaaaaaacattctagTATTTCTTTCTTGCACTAAGGTCGATACACCTCCAGACAAATCTCTCAacctttttagtttttttttcttctcagaATTATGGAGTCTACTCAATGGTCGACGCATGAGGTGGGTAATATATACTATACAAATCACTTAAAATTATTTGCTTAAGAAAATTgtgtctttttttcttcttcaaattaaaGTGTTTCTTGATCTCTCTTTACACATCAAAGTTCAGTgcactttttttctttcttccacTTTCCACATGATATATCAtatagatttttattaaaaataaagtgtttTACTTCTTCGTTATTATTGTTTGTTTgctttttcaatttaattttcaaagttacaAGTTATCCACTTTTATAGGCGTAGTACtacttttttagtttttgatctTCGATTTAAAGGTTACTATCTGTTGTTTTGTTAGTATCCTTtgcaattttttcttttgtcttatattttatcttctactttctttacatctttttttAAAGTCTTTTGTTTTGAGATGTCACAAGATCTGCGTACGCTCTAATTTCCTCAGAATTTTATCATCAATCCCTTTTGCATTTTCTTGAtagtttttgtttgtttatgttttgtttataattatttttaggaaATTGGAGTAGTGAAATCATCGATGGGTgcagaaataataaataagaaggTGAGGCCAGTGAAGGATGGGGCAATAAATTGTCCAAGGTGTAATTCAACAAATACAAAGTTTTGTTACTACAACAACTATAGCCTAACTCAACCAAGATATTTTTGCAAGACTTGTAGAAGGTATTGGACTGAAGGTGGAACTCTAAGGAATGTTCCTGTTGGTGGTGGTTCgagaaaaaacaaaagattatcctcctcctcttcttccCAAAAGCTCCCTGATCTGAACCCTAATCCCTCTAGTCATCATCAAAACCCTAATAATATTGTAATTGGAAGTAACCAAGATCTTAGCCTCGGATTTCGAACTGTGCCACAAGATCATCACACGTCGTTCCATGGTGTTATTCCTCAGTTTCTTGAATTCCCAAAGATGGATGGAAGCAACAATCATCTAGGTACGTATCTTAATTAAAGAACGACAAAAATCTCACAATCgctggttaatgagatgggtgaacTGTTATAAGATTTGAACAATCCTTCTcactttgagctagcttttgggatATGAATTAGACCTAAGACCTAGTTTTAACTACATACTTATTATGTGACCATCCTATCTAAAAGAATAAACTGATACaaaaaacatgtttttatttACTTCATTATATTTTCAATAAGTCGCGGTTCTTGACCTCCAAGCCTTAATTAatcttttatttacttaattatatatgtacTTCTATGATACCATGTTGAGTTATTGTGACTATCCATCTCatttaaaagattaaattatcaaagagaaaaaacttttatttacttaattatgtgTTTACCTATGTGAAGGCCTTAATTTATAGTATGAtgtaaaattcttttttataatgTCATGGTTTCGAACTAAATGAACTCAAGTGTCTGCTCTGATATCATATTGAAAATACTTAATTATTTCAGGTAGCACTCAAATTTCAGCTCTGGAGCTGCTTAGGACTGGAATAGCCTCAAGAGGGTTTACTTCATTCATCTCCTCAGCATCAACACCAGATTTGAATGCTTTATACAATTCAGGTTTTCCATTTCAAGAATTAAAGCCTAGTGCTGGTAGTACTGATCATGCAGCTTCTTTAAGTAATAGTAATTATTCAAGTGGTGGGCCAGGGGGTCTAGAAAATGGATCAGGTGCAAGAATAATGTTCCCTCTAGGAGGATTAAAGCAACTTTCAAGTACAAATCAAGTTGATCATCTGACTAAGGGACAGGAGAATAATAATTCAACTGCTGGTTTATATTGGAGTGGGATGATAAGTGGTACTGGAGGATCTTGGTAAATTAAAGAAACATGAATAATGTGCACACAgatctcttttttcttttttcacgtTAATCCAGACTTCACGTGTGAGATTACACTGGGttgagtatgttgttgttatacGTGCTTAGGTTACTGATAATTTGTTTGTTCATGTTTAATTAGAACTAAGTACGTACTAACATATATAGTAGAAGATATAGTTGATCTGGTTATATTGTTGTTAATTTGTACTaggattattttgagattagGGAAGCTAGCTTGATTAAAGTAAGCTTCTAGGGTTTCTGTACTAGCATGTATGTACTATATATGATCAATTATAATTACCGCCTATATTATTAGCTACATTTTGTTCTGTTTAATGAACTAATTTGTCGATATAAACACcaccttcttcttttttcagtCTCTCTCTCCATAAATAATTATCcctaatttaaaactaatttaataggGTGTGAAACATCTTTAGACACTTGATAGTGTTGCAAAGTTATGTACCTTAATTTGACGGAACTTTAGGTTCAGTTGGTGCATATAGGGTGGTGTCGCAGTATtaggataatttttttagagagtcaaaatttgtttttattgaaaaatcGAAGAAAAGTCCTtttaaaaagaactttttcagaaaaaaaaaaactgaatatCGTTtccaggaaaaaaaaaaaaaagaccgaATATGGAACCTATTAAGTACTTGCAAAAAAGTATGTGAAAGGCAACCATCTTAGTTATTTGAAATTATAGAATTAGTAGATGATCAGCTATTATTGGATCAATTGAAGTTCTTTGGTcttaacattaaaataataatactgaTAGTTAACAACGCCACTAAGCAAATTGTAATTTTCAAACGAAAAGGGAACCTACCTGCCACAACCAAAACCTAAtccttttctttaaattattaattagttacTACCAATTTCTTTCAGTTCCTAACATACCTGACTACTGTAGGATAGACCGTTTTAACTACTACGTGTCTTCTTTTCTGAGTTTTTATTTCACGcttccaaaaaaaaagtttgtagCTTGACTTTTGGTCCCCGTTTgacatgaaatttaagaaaatatatatataaaaaagtacaACCACCTTAttgttaaaactaaaaatatgttacctatatcataatattttttaatcatatgatCCTAAATATGTCACCTTAAAAGTTAGAATTGAAGAGTTatcacattcttttttaaacgaattaaaaagaaaagttaggAGAAACAAATTTGAGACAGAGAAAGTACTTAAGTTGATAGTGTACCAAAGACCGTCCATATTCCAGCATAAGCTCAAAAAAATGCTAGTATATATGGTTCACAGAGATTGAACTAATTATAGTACTCATATAAAGTTTACAAGGAAAATTACACTGTACAGAAAACTTGTTACATTTTTATTGCTTCACTATCTAGAGAAGCAGTTGTAAAAGACATTAGCATTAACGCAGAAAGTACACTTTCCTGTCCTGACTTCTATACAGAGACGAGCTTTACGCAGAACAGCAGGAGAATGACAAAGCTTAGATTTTGAGAAACACAAACtggaaacaaaaaaagaagaaagaaccATTTACGGATCCCCATTAATTCCGAAGATTCGGACCTTGTGCATATTGGGGAATTTGGCAACAACCAGCACAGTCACAGCAATGGTATTGAAGAAGAGCATTGGCTGTTGGTAATCAGTTGTATGTGAGGCTATCAAGNATATTTTGAGAAACACAAACtggaaacaaaaaaagaagaaagaaccATTTACGGATCCCCATTAATTCCGAAGATTCGGACCTTGTGCATATTGGGGAATTTGGCAACAACCAGCACAGTAACAGCAATGGTATTGAAGAAGAGCATTGGCTGTTGGTAATCAGTTGTATGTGAGGCTATCAAGTACCTGTTAGATAAACAAGTAGAAAAGAGTTTGCTAAGAAATCTCAGAAGAAACATGTCATCAATACAGTAGAAAAGAAAAGGGGAAATACGAAAAATAACTATAAGGATAGCATAAAGCATCCCTGATATGCCTCATAAAACAACTTGATCTTAAAGCTCAGGTTATTGCCTATTCCCTCATAAATACTCACTGAGAGTTCGCAATGCATTTAAACTACCAAAGACCTCTAGTGCGTGGACTGCTGGTTTCTTAAGAAGCAActtcaatatttaattttgtttacaaAAAAGTTGTGTTTGTTCAAACTACCTTCTCCACATGTACTTTTGCATATCAAGAATCAAGTTTAGAACTATCACAGGCTTGGCATGCTACAAGGCACTTCTTGGTTCAAATTGTAGTGGGCATAGTTACCGGGGCACCTCCATACTTTTTCTCACTATAGTCAGAAGACAGCTGCTCATAACAACTGGTTATTCGTCTAACCCCAATCATACTGCCCACGTTTTCTCTTTTGGATTCTAAATTCACATTTTTTGTCCTTTATTCGTATTAGGGTAGAAGGCTATTAGGGGTATAGTGTTGTCTTGCCGTGTGGAGGTATAGTGCCTGTCATAGGACTAGTTGTGCCTTTATAGTTCTTGCCATATATTGTTTATTGCATTTCgataatcatattattttattgttgtagCTGTTTTCTCTCTTATGCTCTCtccattattttcttcttctttttcctggGTTTGATACACTTGAATCAATGGTCTTTCGAAAACAGACTATACCTCCACGAGGTAGTGGTAAGATCTACGTAAACTATACCCTCCCCAAACCCCACTTTGTGTGATTTCACAactgtatgttgttgttgttgtcctATATTTGAGTTGATAATAATAACAAGTGGTAGGtttcattaataaaagaaagcAGAGGCATGCCATAGCATGAAGTTTGTGcaagaaaaaacatttttgagTTGATAATAATAACAGCTGGTAGGtttcattattaaaaataattgcaGATGCACACCATAGCATGAGATTTGCACAAAAACATTTTGGTTTAAGTTCCTTTATGAGGCATAAATTGGGGACAATTTATTCAATTAGCTCAGAAGACTAATTAACTTTATAGATTAAAATCTGACATAAAATTAACCATCCAACACTCTCTTGTGGCACCAAAAACGAAAAAAAGGAAAGGACAAGCATTATCTTAGCACGTCTTATTTCCCCCTTTTAGGATTTCATGATGATCACATCATTTTCCGAACCAAATAGTGAAACTCAACAGGAAAGAAAGATGGAACTTACAGCACGACAGGCACAACGGTTAAGAATTTTCTGTTACGAGTGAGCTGCTTCCCATTGTCTATTTGCTCCCACCAAGTCAATTGATTGTACATCCCCTGATCATCTGCAAATGGAGTTCCTTTCTTCCAATGGAAGAAGTGATATGTGACCTGCATGTTGAAGCATGTTCAGTCACATTTGAAGataatcattttctttctttttgttaataaatcacgtaaatgtatcaaaataaattaatcaaccCCATATCAACAGTAgccaaaataaaaatgaggatGCAGCCAATCAAAGactaaattaaaggaaaatatttgGAAATTGATGTTAAAAACCATACTTTACCCAATTCTGTGTAAAAGTTAGTCGTTCATCCGCTGT comes from Solanum pennellii chromosome 1, SPENNV200 and encodes:
- the LOC107014466 gene encoding dof zinc finger protein DOF2.5-like, producing the protein MESTQWSTHEEIGVVKSSMGAEIINKKVRPVKDGAINCPRCNSTNTKFCYYNNYSLTQPRYFCKTCRRYWTEGGTLRNVPVGGGSRKNKRLSSSSSSQKLPDLNPNPSSHHQNPNNIVIGSNQDLSLGFRTVPQDHHTSFHGVIPQFLEFPKMDGSNNHLGSTQISALELLRTGIASRGFTSFISSASTPDLNALYNSGFPFQELKPSAGSTDHAASLSNSNYSSGGPGGLENGSGARIMFPLGGLKQLSSTNQVDHLTKGQENNNSTAGLYWSGMISGTGGSW
- the LOC107007902 gene encoding ORM1-like protein 3 isoform X2, with protein sequence MANLYVKAVPPADLNRNTDWFMYPGVWTTYILILFFSWLVLTAFGCSPGMAWTVVNLSHFIVTYHFFHWKKGTPFADDQGMYNQLTWWEQIDNGKQLTRNRKFLTVVPVVLYLIASHTTDYQQPMLFFNTIAVTVLVVAKFPNMHKVRIFGINGDP
- the LOC107007902 gene encoding ORM1-like protein 3 isoform X1, yielding MANLYVKAVPPADLNRNTDWFMYPGVWTTYILILFFSWLVLTAFGCSPGMAWTVVNLSHFIVTYHFFHWKKGTPFADDQGMYNQLTWWEQIDNGKQLTRNRKFLTVVPVVLYLIASHTTDYQQPMLFFNTIAVTVLVVAKFPNMHKVRIFGINGDP